The genomic region CCATTCATGGTGTGTTTGAGAAAAGCCAGGTGTAAGCTCACTCTCAAGCACCAGCAGATGTGTGCACCGTTGTGAGGTCTTATCTTTGAACCTTGTTCCTACAGACCATGAGTGATTTTGACTACCTGAAACTGCTGGGGAAAGGGACATTTGGTAAAGTGATTCTGGTGAAGGAGAAGGCCACGGGGATGTACTATGCCATGAAAATCCTCCGCAAAGAAGTCATCATTGCAAAAGTTAGTATCAATCACGTCACAGTATGATATTTGcattacattgttttgaaaGAGTTTCTGTATATTAGTGTGGGGCTCTGCTTTCATTGCATATACCaaaggtgtttgtgtttgtattccTATAGGATGAGGTGGCACACACAGTTACAGAAAGCAGAGTTCTCCAAAATACGCGGCATCCCTTTCTAACGGTGAGTTACCAGTGGCTGTTTTGTTGCGTTCCAAAATGAGTGGACCATTTAGTCAGTATAATGCAGTCActaagttttgttttcttccccaCAGACACTAAAATATGCATTTCAAACGCACGACCGGCTATGCTTTGTGATGGAGTATGCAAATGGAGGAGAAGTAAGTTTAACTCTTTACCATCTGGCCCACAGTTGTGTCTCATGTGTTGATATTACGGGCTGCaagatattggaaaaaactgacatcgCGATTATTTTAACCatgcgatatatattgcgatacGAAAAAATTCAGGAATTTTCaccagatgacctgaatagcactttatgttatgctttatgtcgtactgagctgtgtgatactgacgtaaatggtcaaactaATTAGTTGcgttacctctcgttgtggcaacagatgcaaggaacacgtgtttggtcaatatcatccatcttgtagccgaaataattccagataattGACATTGCTATTCTTTTTtgcaccaagtcttcgttttaggcgattttctcttgttggttgctaatttttcaatgttgttagactcactccatgtgcaggggtgtggtctgcttcggcacactgaatTAGATCTaatgattggtggatcgctgcgcatgcagagtctgcatgcacagtgtgtgtcaggtacccttgaaattagatgagttcatttgcctcctacatcgcaggccctgcgatgtgactattgcgcACACGTACATTGTGATGACGACATCGTGCAGCTCTAGTTGATATACCTGTGCATGACTCTTTGGAAGATAACCAATTGTTAAAGCCAACACATTGCGATGCATCAATTTAAGGGTGACTCCTGACTTGTTTGGTTAAACGGGCCCTGGTGTGTTTGCAAAGTTAGTGCATTTTGTTTGGGCTTGTGTTaaacctgtcaatcaaacccTGGTGCGGACTAAACAAGCGGACCAAGAGCACTTGGAAAGGAGGGTCCTGTTCCACTTCCAAGCACACCCTGGGGCTGTGTTGTTTGGGGTGTGAAAATAAGCAAACCAACCACATAAACcacaatatatttatattaatttaaaaaaattatttggtATCACAAATAGCAATCCCTCTATCAAACATCCTAAATAATAAAAGATGCTTTGCTCTCTTTGGTTCTGTCTCTACAGGTTTAACTCATGATTTGGTGTCTATTACTACTAATAATTCTTATATCAGCCTGGTATATACTGGGCTGATTATTAACACAAAAACTCTGATTAAACATGCTATTGTCAGAATGACTGTGGACCTACaagtaaatgcattttaacaaatcaagttttttctttttaatatataatCGAGAATCCCAAGAAACATGAAGGATTGTCCctaattcttttatttattctttttcagCTATTCTTTCACTTATCACGGGACAGAGTGTTCACGGAAGACAGAGCAAGATTCTATGGTGCAGAAATTGTGTCAGCACTGGAGTACCTTCACTCACGCAATGTAGTTTACAGGGATTTAAAGGTAAGGCGTCTGCTATCTCTGATCATATAGTATTGTTTATTGCAaaaagctgcagagagaggTGTTATTTGATATGCTATAACCGTAGATTGTCATACAACTTAACCCTTTAGCAAGGCACTTCATAAGTGCTGCAATGACTATATTGAAAAAAGATATTACAAGTTAACTTTTTTGCAAATGTACTTCTTACATGCACTGTGGAGTCCTCCTCCTCAGTCATGTATTGTACTCATAGGGGCTCTCAACTATATTCCATTTTTCACTCATTTTCCCGTCATAGCTGTCAACTAATTTGACTCTAATTTGAATCTTTCCCTGCACAGCTGGAGAACCTCATGTTAGACAAGGACGGCCACATAAAGATAACAGACTTTGGGCTGTGTAAAGAAGGCATCACGGACGGCGCTACCATGAAAACCTTCTGTGGAACCCCGGAGTACCTGGCACCAGAGGTAACTCCATAGTTCCTGGGGGTTCTGACACTTATGTGTTTTCTCACCAGGTTTATGTAAATAAGCACGATGCCGCATTCTGGATGAGCTTGAATTGAGTTTAATAACTGGACTCATTTTGGTGTCTGTGAATAGGACCTTAAAAATTTctattgtttaatttgttttaactcCTACTCTGTCAGGTGCTAGAGGACAATGACTATGGACGGGCGGTGGACTGGTGGGGACTGGGAGTGGTGATGTATGAGATGATGTGTGGCCGGTTGCCCTTCTACAACCAGGACCATGAGCGTCTTTTTGAGCTTATTCTCATGGAGGAGATCCGCTTCCCCAAGAACCTGGCTCCTGAGGCCAAGGCCCTGCTGGCAGGTCTGCTCAAAAAGGACCCCAAACAaaggtttgtggttggctgcTGATGTATACTTTTACACCATTAAAGTTAATAATATGTGAGAATAATTGGGGAAAAAATAAGCACATGATAACGTCAGTGTCCCTTGTTCTATTAGTATTGGAAGGATTGAAATACAAATGATGCCTAAAAAAGTTTTACAGATATTAAGGAAATTGAAAACATGGGTTTCATGAAAGCCTGAGAATAGCCAGATATTGATGGAGGTCTGTTTTTGTTAACATCTATTTACTGCAGCCATATAAATGATTTATGAAGAACCATTAAATTATATCAACAGCCTTTTGATAAGGATCTTTTGAAACTGGTTTTTAGGGACAGGGCAGGACATTTAgaagtttaaaaagaaatattgtcGGTTCTCTCAGCACATCCAACACTACTGTATCTGTTCAAATCCCAGCAAAATCCGCCCCAAAAAATATTAGTCTATGATTCATTAAATAACAGACAATTTATTTAGGTATACAATACATTTgtactgtgtttgtattttgtgaGTGAGAAAACATGGCTCAGTAACTGGTTCCTGAAGCCAGAAAAACAATTTCTTTGCACCTGTCCACTGTGCTTGGGGGCAGCACACATACAGTTATAAAATAAGTAACCACATTATTAAACCCTTGTTCCTTCTTGATTAGTTTTGGTACAGGGTAATGGCCATAAACAAGGGTATAATTGATTGTTGTTTTGGTCTAGCCCTGTTGTTTCTGGGAACAGTCGAATGACATCTAATATTAGCACATTGAGCACCGCCCGCAGGCTTACTAACACATGCACTTGTaaggaaggaaatgaaaaatacaatttagCTAAAAATTGGTAAATACAAGTAAGAAGAGAACAACACCAGTTTGTATAATTATCTGTTTAAAGAAAAGGTGTCTGCTGAGtggttgttgatgatgacatgttttgttttgtttacaggcTCGGAGGTGGACCAGATGATGCCAAAGATGTGATGAACCACAAGTTCTTCACCTCCATCAACTGGCAAGATGTTATTGACAAGAAGGTGCGGTGCTggggagaaaacagaaatgatgtgacatttaaagGGGACCTATTATGCCAATTTCCAACTTTTTATTCTAGGACTCCACTAGTATAGCTTTGCATGATTCAGAGTTCACCCACCTTCCAGAAGCCTGCCGAGGGGCAGCATCCACAGATCGAATAGTGCCTTCCTCTTGCACCTGTGCTTGACAGCATGTTTTATTCTCTCATTTTGGTGAAACAAAATCATACATAACGAGTCCCCTTTAATATAAAATGTGCAGAATGTAAAATCATCGATattctgctcctcctcagcttgTTCCACCCTTCAAGCCCCAGGTCACATCGGAGACGGACACGCGCTACTTCGATGATGAGTTCACAGCACAAACCATAACAATAACTCCCCCTGACAAGTGTAAGTAGATAGACATCTgtcatttgtgcttttttttactGGGTTCATACGTGTTTGTACAcattatataaaacattttgcttgtggatataattttttttctctctcttcattctCATACTCCAGATGACAGCTTAGATCCAGAGGATTCAGATCAGCGTACACACTTCCCTCAGTTCTCCTACTCTGCCAGCATACGGGAATGATCACTCAGACTCTTGAACATGCAGGCAGGCTTACACACGATCACAATCCCACATACACACTTGCACTGCTGGGGAGTTGGAATGACACAAACGACAACTtgcacaaaacacattttcattcgGTCTTTAACGCACATATACTCACagacacgcaaacacacacacacacacacacacacactcgcactggCAAATCAGAGAAGATGCGATCATAGAATATGGATTGAACACACGGGCCGTGAATGACTGACCTCAGCAGGTTTGTGTGGATAGACCGGCAGCTTTGTCTCTCTACGTCCTCTCAGGGTCGGCTTCAGGCTTTCCCTGCGGGACCTCTGCTGCACTACACTGGGTACCACATCAAAGCCTTTGACACTTTGAAAACCAGGTTATGCCAGCAAGTACCACCTCTTTACCAGCTGTACCCATgctacataaacacacacacacacacccatgcatAGACtgcatatatatacacacaaacgtaCTTGATAGAATTAAAAGAATTATAATCGAAATTAGGAAATGGAAAAGATTTGgggaaaaagacacatttttatttcattgattGTTGCGGTTTTAAATGTAAAGCCATATTTCTGCATACTTTGTgatttactttttcattttttttaacaagtgcTCTTTCTGGAACTTGCTGTTACAAATCAAGTGTGAAACTGTTCTTACAGTGGGGGAAAATGGGGcagagaagaggggaggagggttgCCATTTCTGTGTTTGCACTGCACGTGTATAAACGAATGGAcgcgtcagtgtgtgtgtgtgtgtacgtgtgtgtgaaggagaatGTCTCAACAACCATTTTTGATTCTCAACCATCCATTTTTGATTCACAACCATCcatttgtgtctgttttgtgcatgtttttaaaCTGAACTATTGCTGGAATATCGACGAGAGGACACTACTCGGCACACTCGATGGCCTTTCTAAAAGGGAACAAGCAGAACAAGCATGTAATTTATGATTGCTGTGACCAGATCAGCGCTAAATTGACTCAGTCAGGAATAGAAACTCTTGCATGGCTAACCTTTGCTTTAAAAGTTGCTTAATTTAACTCAAAGTGTTGC from Sparus aurata chromosome 2, fSpaAur1.1, whole genome shotgun sequence harbors:
- the akt2 gene encoding RAC-beta serine/threonine-protein kinase encodes the protein MNEVTVVREGWLHKRGEYIKTWRPRYFILKSDGSFIGYKEKPEVSSDHSLPPLNNFSVAECQLMKTERPKPNTFVIRCLQWTSVIERTFHVDSNEERKEWMRSIQAVANSLKSQQQDEEPMEIKFGSPSDMSGTEEMEIAVSKSRTKVTMSDFDYLKLLGKGTFGKVILVKEKATGMYYAMKILRKEVIIAKDEVAHTVTESRVLQNTRHPFLTTLKYAFQTHDRLCFVMEYANGGELFFHLSRDRVFTEDRARFYGAEIVSALEYLHSRNVVYRDLKLENLMLDKDGHIKITDFGLCKEGITDGATMKTFCGTPEYLAPEVLEDNDYGRAVDWWGLGVVMYEMMCGRLPFYNQDHERLFELILMEEIRFPKNLAPEAKALLAGLLKKDPKQRLGGGPDDAKDVMNHKFFTSINWQDVIDKKLVPPFKPQVTSETDTRYFDDEFTAQTITITPPDKYDSLDPEDSDQRTHFPQFSYSASIRE